The segment ATCTGAAGTGGACGGAAGaacttttcaaagtaacagaacGTTTCAAGAAACAAGACATACCTCTGTACAGAATTAAAGATTTTCACGGTGAACTTATTAAAGGGAGTTTTTACACTGCCGAACTGCAAAAGGTTAACAAAGGAGACGATATTGAGTGGCAAGTGGAAAAGATCTTAAAGAAGAAACGCATGAGAGGAAAAACGTATGTTTTGGTTCGTTGGTTAGGTTGGCCTAGTTCTTTTGATTCATATGTGGAAGAAAGTCAACTGAAAAACCTATGATGgagaaatatgtgtttctcAAGAGTTCTGACACAAAAAATTCTTATTTCAAGGATAACAGCCCTTATCATTTTCGCATTAAGCTCAATCAAAGACTGCTGTTTGATGGATTTTGGGTCGTGTCTTTATCCGAGTTAAACTTTGGAAAGATAGACCTCACTCATGTGAACGATCCTTATGTAGATATACTGTGTAACCTGTGCGATAGTTCACTGGTGGGTAATACCCAGTTACCACTGTTAAGACGCATTGATCTGAGGAATGGACCCAACTTTTCCTTTGCTAATGAATACAATATCCATGTGATGGTCAAAGAGTCACCTGACATTGAACTCTGTATAAAAGCGAGCAGTGGAACACCACTGTCATTCTTGAAAGAGCAGACTTATGCAACACTTCACTTGAGACGTTATCCCTTTGCTGACTGAACATGGATTCCCTCCCTCTGTATATCCCAGATTATAGCAAATGGCAGAATTACTTCAAGAAACACATGACAAGTACTTCTCGTGTTGTGAATGGAAAAGCTCCCCCTAAAGTTATTCCATCTCACCGATCTGTTTCTCAACCGGAAGAACCTAAAATCGAACTGCAGATGACTTCAGAACAACAAAGTGTTGTGGAGAGAGCGGATGCTAAAGAAAAGCGTCATAGGTCTTTAAAAAGAGCTGCAGGTGAACAGATTGCCACAACCAAGAAGATACGTCAGACAAGTAACATCGCCTCCAAGACAGCTAAAGTGCTCAAGTGTACTCCTGTGAAAGAAAACGACATCTTCAGTTGAGCATCATGTCTTTATTGAATAGCAAAACTTTTGAAGAGTTGGTACCGGATTCGCTCAACCTATTTACCTTACCTCCATATCAGACCAGTATCCAGCAACACTATTTTGTAGATGTACGCCCACTCAGTCAAATTAATGACTCTTCTCCACTGGAATTTCACATATCCAATTCGGGTAGTGATTACATTGATTTGAAGCGAACAAAACTGCACGTAAAACTCAAAGTCACCCATGCGGATGGATCGGTATTGGATGCAGACGAACACGTGGCACCTGTcaatttgcttttgcaggcactgttttctcaaatttcagtGTATATGCAGAACCAGTTGGTGTCTTCGACCAACAATCATTATGCTTACAAGAGCATGATGAAGACCTTGCTAAACTATGGAGCTGATGCGAAAAGCTCTCAAATGACATCGCAGCTGTTTTACAAAGATGAGGGTGAAGATAATGATGCCATTGAAACAACTGATTGTGTCACTGGAACCAATTACGGTTTGATTGCACGTGGTACCTACATCAAGAAGAGCAATGAACTGACCATGTCTGGACCTTTGTATGAAGATGTGTTTAGCATGAAAAGACATTTAATCAATGGAGtagatttgactttgaaattgtaCAGATCATCACCTACTTTCTGTTTGATGAGCGGTAAAGCCAACCAAGAGTATACCATTGAGCTACTCGATGCTTATCTTCAAGTATGCAAACTCAAAGTCAACCCGGCGCTGATTCTAGCTCACAACACCCTGTTCCAAAATAACTCCAATGCACTCTaccctttcaccaagtctgaggtcaaggtcaacagcaTCCCTGTTTCTCAACTGACGCATACCATTGATAATGTGTCCAACCCCATTGCTAATCGTTACATCATCGCCTTTGTGGAAAGCAAGAGTTTGAATGGGTCATATGACAAGAATCCTTTCAACTTTCAATCCGGCATGCTCAAAACTGTCAGTCTCTATGTGAATGGTGTCAGTGTACCTGGACGTCCAACTCGAGCTGATGATGTGAACAGCTacgtaaacatgtttgatggcaTGGGGTTTTGGAGAGAAAATCGAGGAAATTTCATATCCAGGGGAGAATTTTTGTTAGGAAATGCACTGTTTGTTTTTGAACTGGAAGAGGTGTGTGGAGAATCTGAGTACCTCAATCTGGTGAAGACTGGAAATGTGCGGTTGGAAATCGAGTTCAAAGCTGCACTAACCAAAACGCTGAGCTGCATCATTCTCAGTGAAAGAAACTCGATCATCGAAATCGATCAAGCGCGAAACGTCTTCATCAAGTAAACACAGAGATGAAAGCTTCACAGTTGATGTGCGCCCTTCAGTGTGATTCAACCTTACAGACTCACGTCTTGGGGGTGTATGTCAAAGATACACTTCCTATAATCGCACCTttcatgcaaagacaaggtGTAGGATTTATTGTGAATACTGAGTCCAGTCAGAACAGTGGTCGCCACTGGGTTGCTATGTACTTTAAAAACAATACAGCAGAATTCTTCGATAGTTTAGCAGATCCTGttgatgttacatttgatcGCTATTTAAAGACTTATGCTGGTTCTTACTTACGCAGTAATCACCGGATACAATCTGTGAATTCAAATGCATGTGGGTTCTATTGTTTGTACTAtgtattatgtaaatttaaagcAAGCCAGAGTCTAAACCATATActtcatcagtttgatgtacACAACTTCATGTGGAATGACGCCTTTGtatctgaatatgtttgtaattatttcaaatactgCTCTGCTTCTTGTTTAGATTGTAATTGAtgttatatctatgtatgaaaaaaatatcaataaaattagTGTAGATGAGATGAGGTTTGTGTTATGTATAAATACCACGGTATCAAGCCTAGTATTGCAGTTCTGTGCTAAAGAGCGATCTGAATACATCATGGGAGAATGTGTGTTACCATTTCAAACTCCTACTACAATATCGGTTGTGGGAGGATCTTCAAGTGGGAAAACCTTTTGGGTtgcacagctcttaaaacaagctagcTGCATGTTCAATCCACCACCCAGCCTGATTGTGTATTGCTATGCCGTGTGGCAGGATGTCTACAGCGAACTTGAGAGGACGATTTCCAACATTCGATTTAAAGATGCACTACCTACAGAAGAGGAGTTAAAATCATATTCTTTGGAATCCGATAAACAGTGTGTACTGGTAGTAGATGACTTCATGCAAGACATTTGTAAGAACCCTCTGTTTTTACATCTTTATACCACGCTATCTCATCATCTGGGAATTACTGTCATTAACATTCAACAGTCAGCCTTTCCTAAAGGCGAATGTAACAGAACCATGTCTCTAAACACCCATTACTTTGTTCTGTTGTCTAACCCGCGTTCAGCACACGAATACAGAATTTTGGCGTCGCAAATATTTCCAggtcaaattaaatattttatggaatCCTTCCAAGATGCAGTTGGGAGAAAACAATATGGGTATCTTGTTTTGGATGCTTCACCCCATGCTGATGAACGCTATGGACGTTTACGTACAAACATATTTCCTGATGATGAAGTATGTACAGTCTACTTACAACAGTCCTAGAAGTAGGACTGAAATGATATATTCGTCTCTCTATAagtgttttcatcatttcacaCTCACCGATGAAGTTGAACAGAACCATGGATGTGTGTGGACGGTTCAATGATGTGCTCACAGACTGTGTTGAAACAGAGCGTTACACTGAGGAGTATGGCTATAAGTTTAGTGACAGACTGAAGTCGTTCAACAACTGGCCTGTTCAAATGAAACAGTCGCCAAAAGCCATGGCTGAAGCAGGATTTATTTACACAGGACAATCTGATAAAGTCTACTGCTTCAAATGTAGGCTTCGTGTACATCAATGGATACCCGATGATGATCCCATGACTGAACACTTCAGACTGTCTCCACACTGTAACTATATACACATGGTGTCTGAACCCATGGATACCAAGAAAGGTTAGACGTGAGCAactttgaataaatattaatcacTGTAGTTTTTCAAACTGACAACCTTCCATATAACAACCAATTCACGTCACTTCAGCCATTGTACAGTCAGCTCTCCCTCAGAATGTATACAGTGAAAGAAAGGAATTGTCTGATCAACATTATCgaaaaacacagaaagaatgatgcaacattgaaagaaacagcttctcgaatgttgtttacagtgtcagtgtggggagACGATTACGCTGCTTTACAAACAGAACATCACTATGACTCATTGACTGAAGTCATTAAAGACTTCTTGTGGAATAACAGACTGTGTCCCAACATATTAGATGAAGACATATGGATAGATGGAAGGGTAGACTACGAATGTTTCTGTAGTGAAAACGAGCGAGTGGTTGCTAATAATATTTTTCGAAAAGCTATGTCTTTACAAGATTACGAAGACTCAAAACACAGTACCACTGTGTCTGTTAAGGGTGAAGATTTGTTGGAAAGTTGGCAAAGAGATCCTCCTCATGATTGTAGTCAGTGCAAAGCAGATGACAACAAAGAAGATGCGATTTTGGGTTTCTAGataaataacactaaccaaagatgtgtgtcttcatttgaaagtggaacagctACCCTACAGCATCAACATGAGTGGTCTGCTCCAAAAACATTCAGCTTTTCTTATGATGTTGGAACAAGCTAGTGTCAGGCAAAGAAAGGCTTTGTTAATACATGCCTCACGTGAACAGCTTATGTCAGTGATTACtcttatatttaacattttgagaGGAATCATACCCTTACCACACAGTGATAAAATACGTCTCTCACGCTACAAGAAGTGCATTCGATCTTTAGCCAGCAAGACAGTTAGTAGTCGTGAGAAACGTGAGCTGATTCTGACACATCATTCGGTTCTACCCATTT is part of the Haliotis asinina isolate JCU_RB_2024 chromosome 6, JCU_Hal_asi_v2, whole genome shotgun sequence genome and harbors:
- the LOC137287727 gene encoding uncharacterized protein F54H12.2-like — protein: MMKTLLNYGADAKSSQMTSQLFYKDEGEDNDAIETTDCVTGTNYGLIARGTYIKKSNELTMSGPLYEDVFSMKRHLINGVDLTLKLYRSSPTFCLMSGKANQEYTIELLDAYLQVCKLKVNPALILAHNTLFQNNSNALYPFTKSEVKVNSIPVSQLTHTIDNVSNPIANRYIIAFVESKSLNGSYDKNPFNFQSGMLKTVSLYVNGVSVPGRPTRADDVNSYVNMFDGMGFWRENRGNFISRGEFLLGNALFVFELEEVCGESEYLNLVKTGNVRLEIEFKAALTKTLSCIILSERNSIIEIDQARNVFIK